A stretch of the Archangium violaceum genome encodes the following:
- a CDS encoding aminotransferase class I/II-fold pyridoxal phosphate-dependent enzyme, with protein MRIPDFKLERYFAKWEFNAPYLLCSSDIEGWRMSDVLALADADGRERWERLSLGYTETAGLPALREELAKLYRGVGPEQVLTFAGAQEAIFILMNVLLGPGDHAVVTWPGYQSLYEVARATGAEVSLLRLREEDGWKLDLEALKRELRPNTKLVVTNFPHNPTGALPDAETWKGLFALAEERGAYVFVDEVYRLLEYDPRDTLPAAVELSERGLSLGVMSKAFGLAGLRVGWLAIRDAALLARCVAFKDYTTISNSAPSEVLSLIALRAKERVLARSRDILARNLAVLDDFFARRADLFRWVRPKAGSVAFPKLLGSLPVAEFCQRLVEKEGVLLLPGDVYDFPGNHFRLGLGRTNMPDALARLERFCETLGR; from the coding sequence ATGCGGATTCCGGACTTCAAGCTCGAGCGTTACTTCGCGAAGTGGGAGTTCAACGCGCCGTACCTGCTGTGCTCCTCCGACATCGAGGGCTGGAGGATGAGCGACGTGCTCGCGCTGGCGGACGCGGACGGGCGCGAGCGGTGGGAGCGGTTGTCGCTGGGCTACACGGAGACGGCGGGTCTGCCGGCGCTGCGCGAGGAGCTCGCGAAGCTGTACCGCGGAGTGGGGCCGGAGCAGGTGCTGACGTTCGCGGGAGCGCAGGAGGCCATCTTCATCCTGATGAACGTGTTGCTGGGGCCCGGGGACCACGCGGTGGTGACGTGGCCGGGGTACCAGTCGCTGTACGAGGTGGCGAGGGCGACGGGCGCGGAGGTGTCGCTGCTGCGGCTGCGCGAGGAGGACGGCTGGAAGCTGGACCTGGAAGCGCTGAAGCGCGAGCTGCGGCCGAACACGAAGCTGGTGGTGACGAACTTCCCGCACAACCCGACGGGGGCGCTGCCGGACGCGGAGACGTGGAAGGGGCTGTTCGCGCTGGCGGAGGAGCGAGGCGCGTACGTGTTCGTGGACGAGGTGTACCGGCTGCTGGAGTACGACCCGCGTGACACGCTGCCCGCGGCGGTCGAACTGTCCGAGCGGGGGCTGAGCCTGGGGGTGATGTCGAAGGCGTTCGGCCTCGCGGGGCTGCGGGTGGGGTGGCTGGCCATTCGCGACGCGGCGCTGCTGGCGCGGTGCGTGGCATTCAAGGACTACACGACCATCAGCAACTCGGCGCCGAGCGAGGTGCTGTCCCTCATCGCCCTGAGGGCGAAGGAGCGGGTGCTGGCGAGGAGCCGGGACATCCTGGCCCGCAACCTGGCGGTGCTGGACGACTTCTTCGCCCGGCGGGCGGACCTGTTCCGCTGGGTGCGCCCGAAGGCGGGGAGCGTGGCCTTCCCGAAGCTGCTGGGCTCGCTGCCGGTGGCGGAGTTCTGCCAGCGGCTCGTGGAGAAGGAGGGCGTGCTGCTGCTGCCGGGAGACGTGTATGACTTCCCGGGCAACCACTTCCGCCTGGGGCTGGGCCGCACCAACATGCCCGACGCGCTCGCGAGGCTGGAGCGTTTCTGCGAGACACTCGGGCGCTGA
- a CDS encoding NYN domain-containing protein — protein sequence MDTKKEHRIALFLDFENLVTNTGFTAANFDLQPAMDRLLERGKVVFRRAYCDWSRFKEAKGNLHEFGVELIDVPPSTRSGKNGADMRLVIDALELCYAREHIDTFAIASGDSDFCPLAYKLRENGRQLIGLAVKEATSPLFVKACDEFIYLRPRTRAEKDKEKEKRAHENEEGSRGRKHGKGHGAGERQGKEQANGHKGKAETQKAQVPESVVEVVQRLLARTTGSLNPSAIKEAIVRKEPDFDERDHGFSSFAKLLAALEQEGLLKRVQQGRQWYVVGPESAPEPQPRGRGARAQEEEDEEEVYPDPVDDF from the coding sequence TTGGATACGAAGAAAGAACACCGCATCGCGCTGTTCCTCGATTTCGAGAACCTGGTGACGAACACCGGGTTCACCGCCGCCAACTTCGACCTGCAGCCGGCGATGGATCGCCTGCTCGAGCGGGGCAAGGTGGTCTTCCGTCGCGCCTACTGCGACTGGTCCCGCTTCAAGGAAGCCAAGGGCAACCTGCACGAGTTCGGCGTCGAGCTCATCGACGTGCCGCCCTCGACGCGCTCGGGGAAGAACGGGGCGGACATGCGCCTCGTCATCGACGCGCTGGAGCTGTGCTACGCGCGCGAGCACATCGACACCTTCGCCATCGCCTCGGGCGACAGCGACTTCTGCCCGCTCGCGTACAAGCTGCGCGAGAATGGCCGGCAGCTCATCGGGCTCGCGGTGAAGGAGGCCACCAGCCCCCTCTTCGTGAAGGCCTGCGACGAGTTCATCTACCTGCGGCCCCGCACCCGCGCGGAGAAGGACAAGGAGAAGGAGAAGCGCGCCCACGAGAACGAGGAGGGCTCGCGAGGCCGCAAGCACGGCAAGGGGCACGGGGCCGGTGAGCGCCAGGGCAAGGAGCAGGCGAACGGGCACAAGGGCAAGGCCGAGACGCAGAAGGCCCAGGTGCCGGAGAGTGTCGTGGAGGTGGTGCAGCGTCTGCTCGCGCGGACCACGGGCTCGCTCAACCCGTCGGCCATCAAGGAAGCCATCGTCCGCAAGGAGCCGGACTTCGACGAGCGCGACCACGGCTTCTCGTCCTTCGCGAAGCTGCTGGCGGCCCTGGAGCAGGAAGGGCTGCTCAAGCGCGTGCAGCAGGGCCGGCAGTGGTACGTGGTGGGGCCCGAGTCGGCGCCCGAGCCGCAGCCTCGCGGCCGGGGCGCCCGCGCCCAGGAAGAGGAAGACGAAGAGGAAGTCTACCCGGACCCCGTCGACGACTTCTGA
- a CDS encoding nuclear transport factor 2 family protein, protein MSTVTLLCLTLLAATPEARTPTKPATPTAAVNAVLDDWHKAASQADEARYFGYFTPDAVYLGTDPTERWTRDEFRAWARPYFTKGEAWSFTAVSRHVSFSKDGAVAWFDEALSTTNMGPARGSGVLVKSGGTWKIAQYNLSVPIPNDLLPDFKERIEAHSKKQQGK, encoded by the coding sequence ATGTCTACCGTCACCCTGCTCTGTCTCACCCTCCTCGCCGCCACACCCGAGGCCAGGACGCCCACCAAGCCCGCCACGCCCACGGCCGCGGTGAACGCCGTGCTCGACGACTGGCACAAGGCCGCGTCCCAGGCGGACGAGGCCCGCTACTTCGGCTACTTCACGCCGGACGCCGTCTACCTGGGCACGGACCCCACCGAGCGATGGACGCGGGACGAGTTCCGCGCCTGGGCCAGGCCCTACTTCACCAAGGGCGAGGCGTGGAGCTTCACCGCGGTGTCGCGTCACGTGAGCTTCTCGAAGGACGGCGCGGTGGCGTGGTTCGACGAGGCGCTCTCCACGACCAACATGGGCCCGGCGCGAGGCTCGGGCGTGCTCGTGAAGAGCGGGGGCACCTGGAAGATCGCTCAGTACAACCTCTCGGTGCCCATCCCCAACGACCTGCTGCCCGACTTCAAGGAGCGCATCGAGGCCCACTCGAAGAAGCAGCAGGGCAAGTAG
- a CDS encoding LVIVD repeat-containing protein produces MTWNRIPWAQLLASALTFTACTSSPSGSTPDASTPDASTGGEWDGSYVPLEENGNTWPYTGPLASCSFTATTGAPCPDDFDIFDLSACNRESLANASTDGLFMLTTRTNQSTPFFAATSLRLGNDGGTQYLGNKPITEQASDGNARFYATESITGIGTVRRVMLATCEAPQAPEFTGCQATCNNGKVSTLSTFKSQRAVWRAGEAEASGLELVSENHVDIGLPVDIYVTKGHAYVVSVTGTNIGKGAGGLTVFDVSDKSAPVKVKTIQMENDDYWNGVWAKGDALYVASAARGVLVFDISNPADPRMVRNLPGGRSDVHTVFVDGDRLYAADLEQGVLLFDITTPTQPLELSRYMPNSAMPHDMFAIGDRLYLSGSDLGFFVADVSNPSDPRTLGNFTYRFQYAHHNAVGTFGGRTIAFEGGEGPGEHLRVLDITDPARIVKIGEFQLRPEFSIHNMVLVGKKLYIAWYQEGVRVLDVSNPTRPTQVAHYNTYRATEADTGAYFAGAFGIRVPGDGFIYAVDSWRGLLILREK; encoded by the coding sequence ATGACCTGGAATCGCATCCCCTGGGCCCAGCTGCTCGCCAGCGCCCTCACCTTCACTGCCTGCACCTCCTCGCCGTCCGGGTCCACCCCCGACGCCTCCACGCCCGACGCCAGCACGGGCGGCGAGTGGGATGGGAGCTACGTCCCACTCGAGGAGAACGGCAACACGTGGCCGTACACGGGCCCCTTGGCTTCTTGCTCTTTCACCGCGACCACCGGAGCCCCCTGCCCCGACGACTTCGACATCTTCGACCTGTCGGCCTGCAACCGCGAGTCGCTCGCGAACGCGAGCACCGATGGCCTGTTCATGCTGACCACCCGCACGAACCAGAGCACCCCCTTCTTCGCCGCCACCTCGCTCCGCCTCGGCAACGACGGCGGCACCCAGTACCTCGGCAACAAACCCATCACCGAGCAGGCGAGTGATGGAAACGCCCGCTTCTACGCCACGGAGAGCATCACCGGCATTGGCACCGTACGCCGCGTGATGCTCGCCACGTGCGAGGCGCCCCAGGCTCCCGAGTTCACCGGCTGCCAGGCCACCTGCAACAACGGGAAGGTCTCCACACTGAGCACCTTCAAGTCCCAACGGGCGGTGTGGCGCGCCGGTGAGGCAGAGGCCTCGGGCCTGGAGCTCGTCTCCGAGAACCACGTGGACATCGGCCTCCCGGTGGACATCTACGTCACCAAGGGCCACGCCTATGTGGTGTCCGTCACCGGCACCAACATCGGGAAGGGGGCGGGCGGCCTCACCGTCTTCGACGTGAGCGACAAGTCCGCTCCCGTGAAGGTGAAAACCATCCAGATGGAGAACGACGACTATTGGAACGGGGTGTGGGCCAAGGGCGACGCGCTCTATGTCGCCAGCGCCGCCCGAGGCGTGCTCGTCTTCGACATCAGCAACCCGGCCGATCCACGGATGGTGCGCAACCTGCCTGGCGGGAGAAGCGATGTCCACACCGTCTTCGTCGATGGCGATCGCCTGTACGCCGCGGATCTCGAGCAGGGCGTCCTCCTCTTCGACATCACGACCCCCACCCAACCCCTCGAGCTCAGCCGCTACATGCCCAACAGCGCCATGCCGCACGACATGTTCGCCATCGGCGACCGGCTCTACCTCAGCGGCTCCGACCTTGGCTTCTTCGTGGCGGACGTGAGCAACCCGAGCGACCCGCGCACACTCGGCAACTTCACCTACCGCTTCCAGTACGCCCACCACAACGCGGTGGGCACCTTCGGGGGCCGCACCATCGCCTTCGAGGGCGGCGAGGGCCCGGGCGAGCACCTGCGCGTACTCGACATCACCGACCCCGCGCGCATCGTGAAGATTGGCGAGTTCCAGCTCCGCCCCGAGTTCTCCATCCACAACATGGTGCTGGTGGGCAAGAAGCTCTACATCGCCTGGTACCAGGAGGGCGTGCGCGTGCTGGACGTCTCCAACCCCACGCGGCCCACCCAGGTGGCCCACTACAACACCTACCGCGCGACCGAAGCGGACACGGGCGCCTACTTCGCCGGGGCCTTCGGCATCCGCGTCCCCGGTGACGGCTTCATCTACGCGGTGGACTCCTGGCGCGGGCTCCTCATCCTGCGCGAGAAGTGA
- a CDS encoding molecular chaperone DnaJ, giving the protein MSSSSTAPLAPESALLRVAPPPEESPLRRAELRLKQLLAEIDALDTELDSLGLALERFARAYEDALAAPSEEVSRSERLLRRLRNLQDAASALTRRLEQPVLPPSSEPSPRKSERTSRPPVSERRAHTAEDREDPFDDEDADDFADDESLEDDEPSEEELLAEREDEAVALKRLHRRLARLLHPDLAQSDEERTRLDALMARVNVAYEAGDRTTLELIAAKVGAGDTAADSLTDDERLAHLERRIHILSTAANTLRQQRENLRSTATARLYEEARRREAEGRDYLAETRAEMEEELHGLAQDARARMRQLERAARTLTSSRNKRMSTLAESGKGRKLRAFDPVLESPLVRQGVLRLERQRATPAARELARRLEDTVSQEPWQVALTLMAFFAEAAGRPPPGLDSSEAWAERYELLRELDMPEAPSFDQALTRLPRHLELGMRVMKKEVRFGLQLRDAELLAAVPLALQREDVAERGRSVLAVIGPQEQCKRCGEEVLLQHLLRTRGLDELNGMLCPLCAHVQKSYWLYSRSEGQEALLPHALRLRTVVEQGLRLAGTTVGFQFLPEEREALTAAQLLQRFVDLYLQPYGVELNPAHLRLVQAGKTLEPEVLIGRGAIKLVLDPEAGTSEKEVLELLRSRIERRFRPDAAR; this is encoded by the coding sequence ATGTCCTCCTCGTCGACAGCACCGCTCGCTCCCGAGTCGGCCCTGCTCCGCGTCGCGCCTCCTCCCGAGGAGTCACCGCTGCGCCGTGCCGAGCTGCGCCTCAAGCAGCTCCTCGCGGAGATCGACGCACTCGACACGGAGCTCGACTCGCTCGGCCTCGCGCTGGAACGCTTCGCCCGCGCCTACGAGGACGCCCTCGCCGCCCCCTCCGAGGAGGTGAGCCGCTCCGAGCGCCTCCTGCGCCGGCTCCGCAACCTCCAGGACGCCGCCTCCGCCCTCACCCGCCGCCTCGAGCAACCCGTCCTCCCGCCATCGTCGGAGCCCTCGCCGCGGAAGTCCGAGCGCACCTCGCGGCCTCCCGTCTCCGAGCGCCGCGCCCACACGGCCGAGGACAGGGAGGACCCCTTCGACGACGAGGACGCGGATGACTTCGCGGACGACGAGTCCCTTGAGGATGATGAGCCCTCCGAAGAGGAGCTCCTCGCCGAGCGCGAGGACGAGGCCGTGGCCCTCAAGCGGCTCCACCGCCGGCTGGCGCGCCTGCTCCACCCGGACCTCGCGCAGTCGGACGAGGAGCGCACGCGGCTCGACGCCCTCATGGCCCGCGTCAACGTGGCCTACGAGGCGGGCGATCGCACCACGCTGGAGCTCATCGCCGCCAAGGTGGGCGCGGGCGACACCGCCGCGGACTCGCTCACCGATGACGAGCGTCTGGCGCACCTCGAGCGCCGCATCCACATCCTCTCCACCGCCGCGAACACCCTGCGCCAACAGCGCGAGAACCTGCGCTCCACCGCCACCGCCCGCCTCTACGAGGAGGCCCGCCGCCGAGAGGCCGAGGGCCGTGACTACCTCGCCGAGACGCGCGCGGAGATGGAAGAGGAGCTGCACGGACTCGCCCAGGACGCGCGCGCCCGCATGCGCCAGCTCGAGCGCGCCGCGCGCACACTCACTTCCTCGAGGAACAAGCGCATGTCCACGCTCGCCGAGAGCGGCAAGGGCCGCAAGCTCCGCGCCTTCGATCCCGTGCTGGAGAGCCCCCTGGTGCGCCAGGGCGTGCTCCGCCTCGAGCGCCAACGCGCCACGCCCGCCGCGCGCGAGCTCGCCCGCCGTCTCGAGGACACCGTCTCCCAGGAGCCCTGGCAGGTCGCCCTCACCCTCATGGCCTTCTTCGCCGAGGCCGCCGGCCGCCCTCCTCCGGGGCTCGACTCCAGCGAGGCCTGGGCCGAGCGCTACGAGCTGCTGCGCGAGCTCGACATGCCGGAGGCGCCCTCCTTTGATCAGGCCCTCACCCGGCTGCCGCGCCACCTGGAGCTTGGCATGCGCGTGATGAAGAAGGAGGTCCGCTTCGGCCTCCAACTGCGCGACGCCGAGCTGCTCGCCGCCGTACCGCTGGCGCTCCAACGCGAGGACGTGGCCGAGCGGGGCCGCTCCGTGCTCGCCGTCATCGGCCCCCAGGAGCAGTGCAAGCGCTGCGGCGAGGAGGTGCTGCTCCAGCACCTGCTGCGCACCCGCGGGCTCGACGAGCTCAACGGGATGCTGTGCCCCCTGTGCGCCCACGTGCAGAAGAGCTACTGGCTCTACAGCCGCTCCGAGGGCCAGGAGGCCCTGCTGCCCCATGCGCTGCGGCTGCGCACCGTCGTCGAGCAGGGCCTGCGGCTCGCGGGCACCACCGTGGGCTTCCAGTTCCTCCCCGAGGAGCGCGAGGCCCTCACCGCCGCCCAGCTCCTCCAGCGCTTCGTGGACCTGTACCTCCAGCCCTACGGCGTGGAGCTGAACCCCGCGCACCTGCGGCTCGTCCAGGCCGGCAAGACGCTCGAGCCCGAGGTGCTCATCGGCAGAGGCGCCATCAAGCTGGTGCTGGACCCTGAGGCAGGCACGTCCGAGAAGGAAGTCCTCGAGCTGCTGCGCTCGCGCATCGAGCGGCGCTTCCGTCCCGACGCCGCCCGGTAG
- a CDS encoding TetR/AcrR family transcriptional regulator → MGTAERKERQRAELREKILGAARDIVVREGFGALSMRKLADAIEYAPATLYLHFESREDIARELSVRGFQQLLEYFTPTARIEEPLEQLNALAQAYVRFGLEHPETYRLVFMEDPKLNSALFGEGHEDLGMRAFEQLVRPFEELKARGKLAKDADSRQLAEMVWAGVHGIVSLKLACSGFQGTPAEPLTSTLVSTLVHGLPGLTGAARPRAQEQLGT, encoded by the coding sequence ATGGGGACTGCGGAGAGGAAGGAGCGGCAGCGGGCGGAGCTGCGCGAGAAGATATTGGGCGCGGCGCGGGACATCGTGGTGCGCGAGGGCTTCGGCGCGCTGTCCATGAGGAAGCTCGCGGACGCCATCGAGTACGCCCCGGCGACGCTCTACCTGCACTTCGAGAGCCGGGAGGACATCGCACGGGAGCTGAGCGTGCGCGGCTTCCAGCAGCTGCTCGAGTACTTCACACCCACGGCCCGCATCGAGGAGCCGCTGGAGCAGCTGAACGCGCTCGCCCAGGCCTACGTGCGCTTCGGCCTGGAGCACCCGGAGACGTACCGGCTCGTCTTCATGGAGGACCCGAAGCTCAACAGCGCGCTGTTCGGCGAGGGCCATGAAGACCTGGGCATGCGGGCGTTCGAGCAGCTGGTACGTCCGTTCGAGGAGCTCAAGGCCCGGGGCAAGCTCGCGAAGGACGCCGACTCACGACAGCTCGCCGAGATGGTGTGGGCCGGGGTGCACGGCATCGTGAGCTTGAAGCTCGCCTGCTCGGGGTTCCAGGGCACGCCCGCGGAGCCGCTCACCAGCACGCTCGTCTCCACGCTCGTCCACGGACTGCCTGGGCTGACCGGGGCAGCGCGCCCACGCGCTCAAGAACAGCTGGGTACCTGA
- a CDS encoding NAD-dependent epimerase/dehydratase family protein, with product MSEQGKVALFGASGVIGQSVVQALRAQGREFRVVGRSMSSLRREFGSDPRAELVTWNPEDPASVRAAARGVHTLIYLVGLPYTDFRMHPVLTRRTLEGAIAEGVKRLVQIGTLYSFGRPRAERVTEEHPREPHTFKGKMRKQQEDLVLEAGASGAIQTTILRLPDFYGPNVERSFLHGAFRAALDGKHAQLIGPIDRPHEFVFVPDVGPVVTALMDEPRAYGRTWNLGGAGITTQRELAERIFAEVGRRPKLMVANRPMLRVLGLFDPVLRELFEMHYLLTEPLIVDDSALRSLLGEVKKTPYAEGIRLSLAAMREQDAAARRSPAPVSASHTPA from the coding sequence ATGAGCGAGCAAGGCAAGGTGGCGTTGTTCGGAGCGTCGGGTGTCATCGGGCAGAGCGTGGTGCAGGCGCTGAGGGCCCAGGGGCGGGAGTTCCGGGTGGTGGGCCGCTCGATGTCGTCGCTGCGGAGGGAGTTCGGCTCGGACCCACGGGCGGAACTGGTGACGTGGAATCCGGAGGACCCGGCCTCGGTGCGCGCGGCGGCGCGGGGTGTCCACACCCTCATCTACCTGGTGGGACTGCCCTATACGGACTTCCGTATGCACCCGGTGCTGACGCGCCGCACGCTGGAGGGTGCCATCGCGGAGGGCGTGAAGCGTCTGGTGCAGATTGGGACGCTGTACTCGTTCGGCCGCCCGCGCGCGGAGCGGGTGACGGAGGAGCATCCGCGCGAGCCGCACACCTTCAAGGGGAAGATGCGCAAGCAGCAGGAGGACCTGGTGCTCGAGGCGGGGGCGTCGGGCGCCATCCAGACCACCATCCTCCGGCTGCCGGACTTCTATGGGCCGAACGTGGAGCGCAGCTTCCTGCATGGCGCCTTCCGCGCGGCGCTCGACGGCAAGCACGCCCAGCTCATCGGGCCCATCGACAGACCCCACGAGTTCGTCTTCGTGCCGGACGTGGGGCCGGTGGTGACGGCGCTCATGGACGAGCCTCGGGCCTATGGGCGGACCTGGAACCTCGGGGGCGCGGGCATCACCACGCAGCGGGAGCTCGCCGAGCGCATCTTCGCCGAGGTCGGCCGGCGTCCGAAGCTGATGGTGGCCAACCGCCCCATGCTTCGCGTGCTGGGCCTGTTCGACCCCGTCCTGCGCGAGCTGTTCGAGATGCACTACCTGCTCACGGAGCCGTTGATCGTGGATGACTCGGCGCTGCGAAGCCTGCTGGGTGAGGTGAAGAAGACGCCCTATGCGGAGGGCATCCGGCTCTCCCTGGCGGCGATGCGCGAGCAGGATGCGGCCGCGCGCCGGAGCCCCGCCCCGGTGTCTGCCTCGCACACTCCAGCCTGA
- a CDS encoding AmpG family muropeptide MFS transporter gives MSSKPSLLQVLKSPRVWLLITLGFSSGLPLLLVGGTLTIWMKNEGLNIKTITAFGLVGLPYSLKFIWAPLMDRFALPFLGRRRGWLLVSQLGLMAAIAAMAFVDPKQSPLTMAGIATLVAFLAASQDVVSDAWRTDILSASERGFGVATFVTGYRLGILAASPLALTFSDSFGWKRTYLIMASLMVVGMVATLLAPEPEGRAPRNLRDAVVNPFVDYFRRQGAVAVLVFLVLYKLGEAFAGPPIVGPFFVELGFTNTEIGWISKVPSLIASIAGGLIGGALMVSLGMRRSLYVFGALQALTNLTYLGLAVVGKNYWVLATAISVDNLCGGMATTAMGAYTMALCNKRFSATQFALLSALSNLGGRFLSSGAGFFIERFGWPAYFCFTVALAAPALVLLAFLRPEAGIAPVEEEPAPIPAPTSAAATPTPAATP, from the coding sequence ATGTCTTCCAAGCCCTCGCTCCTCCAGGTCCTCAAAAGTCCTCGCGTCTGGCTGCTCATCACGCTCGGATTCTCTTCGGGTCTGCCCCTGCTCCTCGTGGGCGGGACGCTCACCATCTGGATGAAAAACGAGGGGCTCAACATCAAGACCATCACCGCCTTCGGTCTGGTCGGCCTGCCCTACTCGCTCAAGTTCATCTGGGCGCCGCTGATGGACCGCTTCGCCCTGCCCTTCCTGGGCCGACGCCGCGGGTGGCTGCTCGTGTCGCAGCTGGGCCTCATGGCCGCCATCGCCGCCATGGCCTTCGTGGACCCCAAACAGTCCCCGCTCACCATGGCCGGCATCGCCACGCTCGTGGCCTTCCTCGCCGCCAGTCAGGACGTCGTCTCCGACGCCTGGCGCACGGACATCCTCTCCGCCAGCGAGCGCGGCTTCGGCGTCGCCACCTTCGTCACCGGCTACCGCCTGGGCATCCTCGCCGCGAGCCCCCTGGCCCTCACCTTCTCGGACTCCTTCGGCTGGAAGCGCACGTACCTCATCATGGCCTCGCTCATGGTCGTGGGCATGGTGGCCACCCTGCTCGCCCCCGAGCCCGAGGGCCGCGCCCCGCGCAACCTGCGCGACGCCGTGGTCAACCCCTTCGTCGACTACTTCCGCCGCCAGGGCGCCGTTGCCGTCCTCGTCTTCCTCGTGCTCTACAAGCTGGGCGAGGCCTTCGCCGGTCCTCCCATCGTCGGCCCCTTCTTCGTCGAGCTGGGCTTCACCAACACGGAGATCGGGTGGATCAGCAAGGTGCCCTCGCTCATCGCCTCCATCGCCGGAGGGCTCATCGGTGGAGCGTTGATGGTGTCGCTGGGCATGCGCCGCAGCCTCTACGTCTTCGGCGCGCTCCAGGCGCTCACCAACCTGACGTACCTGGGGCTCGCGGTGGTGGGGAAGAACTACTGGGTGCTCGCCACGGCCATCTCCGTGGACAACCTGTGCGGCGGCATGGCCACCACCGCCATGGGCGCCTACACCATGGCGCTGTGCAACAAGCGATTCAGCGCCACCCAGTTCGCGCTGCTCTCCGCGCTCTCCAACCTGGGCGGGCGCTTCCTGTCCTCGGGCGCGGGCTTCTTCATCGAGCGCTTCGGCTGGCCCGCCTACTTCTGCTTCACCGTGGCGCTCGCCGCGCCCGCGCTCGTGCTGCTCGCCTTCCTGCGTCCGGAGGCCGGTATCGCCCCCGTGGAAGAGGAGCCCGCGCCCATACCCGCGCCTACTTCGGCCGCTGCTACGCCCACCCCCGCCGCGACGCCCTGA
- a CDS encoding glutathione S-transferase family protein — MKLYEHPFSSAAFKVRALIHELGLPVTLITVDMMKGEHKSPEFLAKNPNGKVPTLEDDGFFLWESNAILCYLAAKKPESGLLPVDPKGMAQVQQWLQWHATTFASSTGEVMFETIYTKMMGRTKDEAKYAAGLEKVRRELGVLEKALAGQEYLCGRLTLADFSLVSCLHMRAPMGVDLEAFPHVKAWVARMESRESVRKSLPPM; from the coding sequence ATGAAGCTCTACGAGCACCCGTTCTCCTCTGCCGCGTTCAAGGTCCGCGCGCTCATCCACGAGCTCGGCCTGCCCGTCACCCTCATCACCGTCGACATGATGAAGGGCGAACACAAGTCTCCCGAGTTCCTCGCCAAGAACCCCAACGGCAAGGTGCCCACGCTCGAGGACGACGGCTTCTTTCTCTGGGAGTCCAACGCCATCCTCTGTTACCTGGCCGCGAAGAAGCCCGAGAGCGGACTGCTGCCCGTGGACCCCAAGGGCATGGCTCAGGTCCAGCAGTGGCTGCAGTGGCACGCCACCACCTTCGCTTCCTCCACCGGTGAGGTGATGTTCGAGACGATCTACACGAAGATGATGGGCCGCACGAAGGACGAGGCGAAGTATGCCGCCGGCCTGGAGAAGGTCCGCCGGGAGCTCGGCGTGCTGGAGAAGGCGCTCGCCGGCCAGGAGTACCTCTGCGGCAGGCTCACCCTCGCCGACTTCTCCCTCGTCTCCTGCCTGCATATGCGCGCCCCCATGGGCGTGGACCTCGAGGCCTTCCCCCACGTGAAGGCCTGGGTCGCTCGCATGGAGTCGCGCGAGAGCGTCCGCAAGTCCCTGCCCCCGATGTAG
- a CDS encoding YXWGXW repeat-containing protein — protein MSPRWLVCLVLGLANPAVHAQTAPVATSDSESAGDVDADGELVPTAPSAPPPLPKETPTARPFTDAVWTSGHWYWDDGQWRFKPGAWIAKMPGYQFVNGYWRQDGDVWRWVSGGWARSGSMEVEVPVELTSEELTTTQAPPQLKVETPPPAPAPNLTWAPGYWYWSGTQWTWIGGSWVAPPRPGLVFVSPRWVKRGSSWVFVVGGWAVRGSVRVVVPEYRHASVVVRWGHPHYFFHTWRRYPVVHHHHHRGWSAPVRHHDPRAHRRDGRHHR, from the coding sequence ATGAGTCCTCGATGGTTGGTCTGTCTTGTTCTGGGTCTGGCGAACCCGGCCGTTCATGCGCAGACGGCCCCGGTCGCCACGTCGGATTCCGAGTCCGCCGGAGACGTGGATGCGGATGGGGAGCTCGTGCCCACGGCCCCCTCCGCTCCTCCACCGCTTCCCAAGGAGACGCCGACGGCGCGTCCCTTCACCGATGCGGTGTGGACCTCGGGCCATTGGTACTGGGATGACGGTCAGTGGCGCTTCAAGCCGGGAGCGTGGATCGCGAAGATGCCGGGCTACCAGTTCGTCAACGGCTACTGGCGGCAGGACGGTGATGTCTGGCGTTGGGTCTCGGGCGGATGGGCGCGTTCCGGCTCGATGGAGGTGGAAGTCCCCGTCGAGCTGACGAGTGAGGAGCTCACGACGACCCAGGCCCCTCCCCAGCTCAAGGTGGAGACCCCGCCGCCCGCGCCCGCTCCAAACCTCACGTGGGCACCCGGATACTGGTACTGGTCCGGCACGCAGTGGACCTGGATTGGAGGGAGCTGGGTTGCGCCGCCCCGGCCAGGTCTCGTCTTCGTCTCTCCGAGATGGGTGAAGCGAGGGTCCTCGTGGGTCTTCGTCGTCGGCGGATGGGCCGTGCGTGGCTCGGTCCGGGTCGTCGTCCCGGAGTACCGGCACGCGAGCGTCGTCGTGAGGTGGGGACATCCCCACTACTTCTTCCACACGTGGCGGCGCTACCCGGTGGTGCATCACCACCATCATAGGGGCTGGTCAGCGCCCGTTCGCCATCATGACCCTCGAGCGCACCGTCGGGATGGCCGGCATCACCGGTAG